From Oncorhynchus mykiss isolate Arlee unplaced genomic scaffold, USDA_OmykA_1.1 un_scaffold_399, whole genome shotgun sequence, one genomic window encodes:
- the LOC110519327 gene encoding Na(+)/H(+) exchange regulatory cofactor NHE-RF2-like: MATVELLHRLCHMVKGELGYGFNLHSDRTRRGQFIRSVDPGSPAQHADLRSRDRLVEVNGVNIEALRHSEVVAFIRGGGDETRLLVVDAETDELFKRLGVTPTSTHVREVYVDEPMTDSAPPTPSSTTDLTPMDPPIINVTLMGSPITNGSPNSQTNSQYSRGSTTQSEFSSSDMSIQVPEDYERRVSDPFLDSGLHLSPTAAEAKERAQHGKKRAPPMDWSKKQEIFSNF; this comes from the exons ATGGCGACGGTGGAGCTCCTCCACCGGCTGTGTCACATGGTGAAGGGGGAGCTGGGATACGGGTTCAACCTGCACAGTGACAGAACACGGCGAGGACAGTTCATACGCAGCGTGGATCCCGGGTCCCCCGCCCAACACGCAGACCTCAGATCCCGGGACAGGCTGGTGGAG gtgAATGGAGTGAACATCGAGGCGTTGAGACACTCAGAGGTGGTGGCGTTTATACGTGGCGGGGGGGACGAGACACGCCTCCTGGTGGTCGACGCGGAAACAGACGAGCTGTTCAAGAGGCTCGGGGTCACGCCCACCAGCACACATGTCAGAG AGGTCTATGTGGACGAGCCAATGACAGACAGCGCCCCACCCACCCCCTCTTCAACCACTGACCTCACTCCAATGGATCCACCAATCATCAACGTCACCCTGATGGGCTCACCAATCACCAACGGCTCGCCCAATTCACAGACCAATTCCCAGTACTCACGTGGCTCGACTACCCAATCAGAATTCAGCAGCTCAGATATGAGCattcag gtccctGAGGATTATGAGCGCCGTGTTTCAGACCCGTTCCTGGACAGCGGACTGCATCTGAGCCCCACGGCAGCCGAGGCCAAAGAGAGGGCCCAACACGGCAAGAAGAGAGCGCCCCCTATGGACTGGAGCAAGAAGCAGGAGATCTTCAGCAACTTCTGA